From Herbiconiux flava, one genomic window encodes:
- a CDS encoding bifunctional o-acetylhomoserine/o-acetylserine sulfhydrylase: MSDSAANWKFETKQIHTGAQPDPTTNARATPIYQTTSYVFNDADHAKNLFALAEFGNIYTRIHNPTQDVVEQRVAALEGGTAALLVASGQAAETFAVLNIAQAGDHIVSSSSIYGGTYNLFKYTLAKLGIETTFVEDQDDAEEWRRAVRPNTKLFFAETIGNPKINILDIELVSGVAHESGVPLIVDNTIATPYLIRPFEHGADIVVHSATKFLGGHGTVIGGIIVDGGRFEWSKNTEKFPGLTEPDPSYHGVSYTGALGDPIAYIIKARVQLLRDLGASIAPASAWQLIQGIETLSLRIERHVQNAQEIAEWLDAHPDVATVYYAGLPSSPWYAAANRYAPKGVGAVLSFELKGGVDAGARFVESLSLFSHLANIGDVRSLVIHPASTTHSQLTPEQQLTAGVTPGLVRLSVGLENIDDLKTDLESGLEAARQVVAANAV, translated from the coding sequence ATGAGCGATTCCGCAGCGAACTGGAAGTTCGAGACCAAGCAGATCCACACCGGCGCGCAGCCCGACCCGACGACGAACGCACGGGCGACGCCGATCTACCAGACCACCTCGTACGTCTTCAACGATGCCGACCACGCGAAGAACCTGTTCGCCCTGGCCGAGTTCGGCAACATCTACACGCGCATCCACAACCCCACGCAGGACGTGGTGGAGCAGCGGGTGGCGGCCCTCGAGGGAGGCACGGCAGCGCTGCTGGTGGCCTCGGGTCAAGCCGCCGAGACCTTCGCCGTGCTGAACATCGCGCAGGCGGGCGACCACATCGTCTCGTCGTCGTCGATCTACGGCGGCACCTACAACCTGTTCAAGTACACGCTTGCGAAGCTCGGTATCGAGACCACCTTCGTCGAGGACCAGGACGACGCCGAGGAGTGGCGCCGCGCCGTGCGCCCGAACACGAAGCTGTTCTTCGCCGAGACCATCGGCAACCCGAAGATCAACATCCTCGACATCGAGCTCGTCTCGGGCGTCGCCCACGAGAGCGGCGTGCCGCTGATCGTCGACAACACGATCGCCACCCCGTACCTCATCCGCCCGTTCGAGCACGGTGCCGACATCGTCGTACACTCGGCCACGAAGTTCCTCGGCGGTCACGGCACCGTCATCGGCGGCATCATCGTCGACGGCGGCCGCTTCGAGTGGTCGAAGAACACCGAGAAGTTCCCGGGGCTCACCGAGCCCGACCCCTCGTACCACGGCGTCAGCTACACCGGCGCCCTGGGTGACCCGATCGCGTACATCATCAAGGCGCGCGTGCAGCTCCTGCGCGACCTCGGCGCCTCGATCGCGCCGGCCAGCGCGTGGCAGCTGATCCAGGGCATCGAGACCCTGTCGCTGCGCATCGAGCGGCACGTGCAGAACGCCCAGGAGATCGCGGAGTGGCTCGACGCCCACCCCGACGTGGCCACCGTGTACTACGCCGGACTGCCGTCGAGCCCCTGGTACGCGGCGGCCAACAGGTACGCCCCGAAGGGCGTGGGCGCGGTGCTCAGCTTCGAGCTGAAGGGCGGCGTCGACGCCGGCGCCCGCTTCGTGGAGAGCCTGTCGCTGTTCAGCCACCTGGCGAACATCGGCGACGTGCGGTCGCTGGTCATCCACCCCGCCTCCACAACGCACTCGCAGCTGACGCCGGAGCAGCAGCTGACCGCGGGCGTGACCCCGGGCCTCGTGCGGCTGTCGGTCGGCCTGGAGAACATCGACGACCTGAAGACCGACCTCGAGTCGGGTCTCGAGGCCGCCCGCCAGGTGGTCGCGGCCAACGCCGTCTGA
- a CDS encoding sensor histidine kinase, with the protein MPRTDRERRKLLTRSARDLGILFTGASLGSVVLANLGRLEQIAVPVVLFALTGLGFYLVGSARSLLWPGIVYALSLLTLASFALSDTLIPDVATTGAVTFFASTAIPTLILTVATTRRLLWIVVPAYLPVLAITTVITWPTGRAPFVIVSIVAGWVALFITATWLSASLRRAFGGMARLGRAHAVERQASEFEAQRRRSARLLHDTVLATLTLLAHSGIGVKPEALRKQAGEDARLLRQLRLGGTPMPRSSGGYTLEHVETGDLGHTLESVKQRFGRMGLQVAWHGSGQILLPSHVLDAFLLSLSECLENVRRHAQVGSADVTISEDDTSVRAMVTDAGVGFDLDTVDIERLGLAESVMARVRDVGGKVRLFSSPGAGTTVVLEVPK; encoded by the coding sequence GTGCCCAGGACCGACCGTGAACGGCGAAAGCTCCTCACCCGGTCGGCGCGCGATCTCGGCATCCTGTTCACCGGCGCCTCGCTCGGATCGGTGGTGCTGGCGAACCTCGGCCGGCTCGAGCAGATCGCCGTGCCGGTGGTGCTGTTCGCCCTCACCGGCCTCGGGTTCTACCTCGTCGGCAGCGCCCGTTCCCTGCTCTGGCCCGGCATCGTCTACGCCCTCAGCCTCCTCACCCTCGCGAGCTTCGCCCTCTCCGACACCCTGATCCCCGACGTGGCCACGACGGGCGCCGTGACGTTCTTCGCGTCCACGGCGATCCCCACGCTCATCCTCACCGTCGCGACAACGCGGCGCCTGCTCTGGATCGTCGTGCCGGCCTACCTCCCCGTGCTGGCGATCACCACCGTCATCACCTGGCCGACCGGGCGGGCGCCGTTCGTGATCGTGTCGATCGTCGCCGGCTGGGTGGCCCTGTTCATCACCGCGACCTGGCTGTCGGCGAGCCTGCGTCGGGCCTTCGGCGGCATGGCCCGCCTCGGCCGGGCCCACGCCGTGGAGCGCCAGGCGAGCGAGTTCGAGGCGCAGCGCCGGCGCAGCGCCCGCCTGCTGCACGACACCGTGCTCGCGACCCTGACGCTGCTCGCGCACTCGGGCATCGGCGTGAAGCCCGAGGCCCTGCGCAAGCAGGCCGGCGAGGACGCCCGGCTGCTGCGCCAGCTCCGTCTCGGCGGCACGCCGATGCCCCGCTCCTCGGGCGGCTACACGCTCGAGCACGTCGAGACGGGTGACCTCGGCCACACGCTCGAGTCGGTCAAGCAGCGCTTCGGGCGGATGGGTCTGCAGGTCGCCTGGCACGGCAGCGGCCAGATCCTGCTGCCGTCGCACGTGCTCGACGCCTTCCTGCTCTCGCTCTCCGAGTGCCTCGAGAACGTGCGCCGGCACGCCCAGGTGGGCTCCGCCGACGTCACCATCTCCGAGGACGACACCTCGGTGCGGGCCATGGTGACGGATGCGGGGGTCGGCTTCGACCTCGACACCGTCGACATCGAGCGGCTGGGCCTCGCCGAATCGGTGATGGCTCGGGTACGCGACGTGGGCGGCAAGGTGCGGCTGTTCTCCTCCCCCGGCGCCGGCACGACGGTCGTGCTGGAGGTGCCGAAGTGA
- the metX gene encoding homoserine O-acetyltransferase MetX, translating into MDWQTNEDTVPSGFVTDAQIRSVLGKPPASGAWRVGDPVGRRSFAAIGDVVFETGETVPNVQIAYQSYGTLSPARDNAVLVLHALTGDSNLNHPAEPGHPTDGWWPGLVGPGLPIDTDRWFVVAPNMLGGCQGTTGPSSMAPDGAEWGARFPFTTIVDQVRAQHALSEVLGIDRWAAVVGGSMGGMQVLEWAVRYPEAMERIAVIAAPAFSSADQIGLNSVQVQAIRADPAFNGGDYYDAADGDGPHHGLALARRMALLNYRSPSELNDRFRRSWQSGLDPLGGGGRFAVESYLDFHGNKFTRRFDANSYITLVEAMNSHDLARGRAGVQAALESVRATALVVGIDSDRLFPVADQELIARHLPNTLDGDRPVVIESKFGHDGFLIEFDVVGREIARLLAT; encoded by the coding sequence ATGGACTGGCAGACGAACGAGGACACGGTTCCGAGCGGCTTCGTCACCGACGCCCAGATCCGTTCGGTGCTCGGCAAGCCGCCCGCCTCCGGAGCCTGGCGGGTCGGTGATCCCGTGGGCCGGCGCTCGTTCGCGGCGATCGGCGACGTGGTCTTCGAGACCGGCGAGACCGTGCCGAACGTGCAGATCGCGTACCAGAGCTACGGCACCCTGTCCCCCGCGCGGGACAACGCGGTGCTCGTGCTGCACGCCCTCACGGGCGACAGCAACCTGAACCATCCGGCCGAGCCCGGGCATCCGACCGACGGCTGGTGGCCGGGGCTCGTGGGGCCGGGCCTGCCGATCGACACCGACCGCTGGTTCGTGGTCGCCCCCAACATGCTGGGCGGCTGCCAGGGCACCACCGGGCCCTCGTCGATGGCGCCCGACGGGGCGGAGTGGGGCGCCCGCTTCCCGTTCACCACCATCGTCGACCAGGTGCGGGCGCAGCACGCGCTCTCCGAGGTGCTCGGCATCGACCGCTGGGCGGCCGTCGTGGGCGGCTCGATGGGCGGCATGCAGGTGCTCGAGTGGGCGGTGCGCTACCCCGAGGCGATGGAGCGGATCGCCGTGATCGCGGCGCCCGCCTTCAGCTCGGCCGACCAGATCGGGCTGAACTCGGTGCAGGTGCAGGCCATCCGCGCCGACCCGGCCTTCAACGGCGGCGACTACTACGACGCCGCCGACGGCGACGGGCCGCACCACGGGCTGGCGCTCGCCAGACGGATGGCGCTGCTGAACTACCGGAGCCCGAGCGAGCTGAACGACCGGTTCCGGCGCAGCTGGCAGAGCGGTCTCGACCCGCTGGGCGGCGGCGGCCGGTTCGCGGTCGAGTCCTACCTCGACTTCCACGGCAACAAGTTCACCCGGCGGTTCGACGCCAACAGCTACATCACGCTGGTCGAGGCGATGAACTCGCACGACCTCGCACGCGGCCGGGCGGGTGTGCAGGCGGCCCTCGAGTCGGTGCGGGCGACGGCGCTCGTGGTCGGCATCGACAGCGACCGGCTGTTCCCCGTCGCCGATCAGGAGCTGATCGCCCGGCACCTGCCGAACACGCTCGACGGCGACCGGCCCGTGGTGATCGAGTCGAAGTTCGGCCACGACGGGTTCCTGATCGAGTTCGACGTCGTCGGGCGGGAGATCGCCAGGCTGCTGGCGACATGA